Within the Pseudomonas oryzae genome, the region TCCGCTGCTGGTGCGCCAGTTGCTGGTTCACCAGCAGGCGCTGCGCGAGGCGGCCGGCGCCGCCTATCTCCGCGAGCAGCGCGGGCTGCCGGGCGAGGCGTCGGCGCTGCTGTTCGGCGAGCAGAGCCGGGCGCTGGCCCGCTTCCTGTTCGACTACCAGTTGCGCCATTACCCGGTGACCGACAAGGAGCAGTGGCTGCTGTCCGCCGAGCAGCTGCAGACGCTCGACCAGGGCATCGAGGAGCGCTTCGGCCGGCTGCGCCAGCAGTACCCCGAGCACGCCGATGCCCTGGGCAAGCTGCATGGCAGCTACCAGTTCGTCCGCGTCCAGGTGCAGAAGGCCGACAAGCGCGCCAGCGGCGGCGCCGAGTTCTATCTCGGCCGCGCGGTCACCGACCTCGACGAGCTGGCGCTGGCCGTGGCGCAGCGCAGGCCCTGAGCGGGCAGGGCCCGCCGCCGGGAACCTGACCCGGCGGGCGAGGCGCTGCCGAGAGACCGGCCGACAGGCTGCCCGTTTCACCATGCCGATACTCCGTATGCCCAGCCCCTCCCTGTTCGTCCTGCTGGTCGCCAGCCTGGCCGCCCTCGGCCAGTTTGCCATCGCCACCTACCTGCCGGCGTTCGACGCCATCGGCGCGGACCTGGCGGCCAGTCCGGCGCAGGTGCAGCAGAGCCTGACCGCCTACCTGCTGCCGTTCGCCATGGCCATCCCCTGGCATGGCGCCATCTCCGACGCCGTCGGCCGCCGCGGCTTCATCCTCGGTGGCTTGCTGCTGTTCTGCGCCGGCTCGCTGCTCTGCGCGCTGGCGCCGAGCATCGACTGGCTGTTCGCCGGGCGCGTGCTGCAGGGGCTGTCCGCCGGGGTCGGCATCGTCGTCGGCCGCGCCATGCTGCGCGACCGCTTCGACGGCGTGCTGGCGCAGAAGCAGCTGGCCATGGTGGCCATCCTGTTTTCCCTGGCGCCGGCGCTGGCCCCGCTGTGCGGTGGCTGGCTGCTGCCGCTGGTCGGCTGGCGCGGCATCTTCATATTCCTCTGCCTGATCAGCGCGCTGCTCTGGCTGGGCTGCTGGCGCCACCTTGACGAGACCCTGGCGGCGGGGCGGCGCCAGTCGCTGCAGCCGCTGGCCCTGCTGCGCGGCTTCAACGAGCTGCTGCGCAGCGGTCGCTACCTGCTGGTGTGCCTGGCCAACGCCGGGGTGAACGCCGCCATCTACCTCTACGTACTGAGTGCGCCGACCTTCGTCACCCGCCATCTGGGCCTCGGCCCACAGTCGTTCGCCTGGCTGTTCCTGCCGATCGTCGCCGGCCTGCTGCTCGGCTCCTTCGCCGCCCACCGTATGGCCGGCCGCTTGCCGCCGGCACGCGGAGTGCTGATCGGCTACGCCGTGATGCTGGCAGCCGTCCTGCTCAACATCGGGGCTGCGCTGTGGCTGCCGGTCGGCGTGCCCTGGTCGTTGCTGGCGCTGCCGCCGTTCGCCATCGGCCTGATGCTGACCCAGCCCGGCCTGCAACTGCTGGCCCTCGACCGCTTTCCCGAGCGCCGCGGCCTGGCCTCCAGCGGCTACGTGACCCTCCAGCAGGCCGGCAACGCGCTGTCCGCGGCGCTGCTGGTGCCGCTGCTGCTCGGCAGCACGCTGAGCCTGGCGCTGGGCATGGCCGCGCTGGCCTGTCTGGCGCTGCTGGCCTTCGGCCTGGCGCAGGTCGGCGCCCGCGCGGAGCAACCGATTTCCAAGGAGCAAAACGCATGAAACCATTCGTACTGATCACCGGCGCCTCCTCGGGCATCGGTCTGGATTGTGCCCGCCTGCTGGTCGAGCAGGGCTACCGGGTGATAGGCACGGTGCGCCGCGAGGAGGATGGCCTGCGCCTTCGTGACATGCTCGGCGCGGACTTCACGCCGCTGCTGCTGGACGTCACCCACGCCGGGTCGCTGGGCGGCGCGGTGCGTCGGGTCGAGGCGCTGGTCGGCGCGGACGGGCTGGCGGCGCTGGTCAACAACGCCGGCATCGCCTCGCCCAACGGGCCGCTGCTGCTGCAGCCGCTGGAGGAGATCCGCGGCATGTTCGAGGTCAACCTGTTCGGCCTGCTCGCCGTCATCCAGGCCTTCGCGCCGCTGCTCGGTGCGCGCAAGGGCAGCGCGCGCCCGGGACGGCTGATCAACATCAGTTCGGTGTCCGGGCGGGTGGCCACGCCGCTGACCGGCGCCTATGCGGCCAGCAAGCACGCCCTGGAGGCGTTCAACGACACCCTGCGCATCGAGCTGGGCATCTACGGCATCGAGGTGGTGGCCATCGAGCCGGGGCCGATCCGCACGCCGATCTGGGGCAAGGCCAAGCCGGACCCGCGCTATGCGGGCACCGACTACGAGCCGGCGATCCACGCGCTGCTCGATCTGGCGGCGCAGAACGCGCGCAAGGGCGCGCAGGTGGAGCGGGTCAGCCAGGCCGTGCTGCACGGCCTGCGCACGCCGCGGCCGAAGCCGCGCTATCCGCTGCATCCCATGTGGCGTCTGGCCGCGCTGCTGCCGACGCGCTGGATCGACCGCATCCTGGCGCGCAAGATGGCGCTTCCGCGCCGCTAGTTCGGCCGCTGCACGAGCCGCTGCGGCCCTGGCCAGAGGAGGGCGGGGCGTGTGACTCTGCGCGGGCATGCGAGGGATGCGGCGTGCCCGGCGCCCGCTGGTACTCAAGATGGATCCTTCCCGTGCTCCCGATATCGCGAGGAGCCGGCGCGTCGCCGCGCTGACCTGTGCCATGGCCGTGCTGCTGATGCTGCTGGCCGCCTCGCTGCCGCCCTTCGCGCTTTTCGAGCAGCGCCCGCAGGACCACCTCTCGGTGCACCTGCTGCTGGAAACCTTCTCGGTGCTAGTCGCGCTGATGGTGGTGGCGATGGCCCTGCACACCCTCGACGCGGCCGACGAGGGCATGGCCCGGGTGCTGGTGTTCGGCTTCGTCGTGGTCGCCGGCATGGACATGCTGCATGCGCTGGTCTACGACGGCATGCCCTCGCTGCTCGCGGACGGCAGTACGCCCAAGGCCATCTTCTTCTGGCTGTGCGGGCGCGCCTTCGAGGTGCTGACCATGCTGCTGTTCGCCGCCCGGGTCAGCCTGCCCGGCGGGCGCCGGTGCTGGTTGCTGAGCGGCGTGGCAGCGGTGCTGGCGTTGTTCCTGGTCGGGACCTACGCCATCGACCGGCTGCCGGCGACCTTCGTCCCCGGACTCGGGGTGACGGAGTTCAAGGCGCGTCTCGAGTACCTGCTGTGCGCGGCCAACCTGGCGCTGGCGCTCTGGCTGTTCGTCGGCAGCCGCAGCGAGCCGCGGCCGCGCGGGCTGTGGTTCGCCACCTCATGCTTCGTGATGGGCATCGGCGAGCTGGCCTTCACCAGCTACCAGGCGCCTTCGGAGTTCCTCAATGTCTTCGGTCATCTGTACAAGGTGGCCGCCTACGCCTTCATCTACCGGGCGACCTTCCTCTACGGCGTGCGCGAGCCCTACGCGCGGCTCGAAGAGTCGCTGCGCGAGCTCGGCGAGCTGAAGTCGGTGCTCGATGCCCATGCGATCGTCGCCTTCACCGACGCACGCGGGATCATCACCCGGGTCAACGAGAAGTCCTGCGCGGTATCCCAGTACACCCGCAGCGAGCTGATCGGCAACTCGTTCCGGCTGGTCAACTCGGGCCATCACCCGCGCACCTTCTTCCGCGAGCTGTGGCGCACCATCAGCCGCGGCGAGGTGTGGAGCGGGGAAATCTGCAACCGGGCCAAGGACGGCTCGCTGTACTGGTTGCAGACCACCATCGTGCCGTGCCTCGGCAAGGATGGCGTGCCCGAGCAGTACATCGCCATCCGCGCCGACATCACCCGGCGCAAGCAGGCCGAGGCGGCCGCGCAACGCCTGGCCCTGCACGATGTGCTCACCGGCCTGCCGAACCGCAGCCTGGTGGCCGAGCGCCTGACCCAGGCGCTCCAGCGGGCGGCGCGGCGGGGCAGCCACGGGGCCGTGCTGCACATCGACCTCGACCACTTCAAGGAGGTCAACGACACCCTGGGGCATGCCCAGGGCGACGAGCTGCTGCGCCAGGTCGCCGGGCGGATGCTGCGGGCCCTGCGGCAGATCGATAGCGTGGCGCGTCTGGGCGGCGACGAATTCCTGGTGATGCTCGAGGACATCGGCCCGGACCGCGACAGCGCGATGGCCCATGCCGGCGATTCCGGCGAGAAGATCCGCCTGGCGCTGGCCCAGCCCTACCAACTGCTCGGCCAGCAGCTGGGCATCACGGCGAGCGTCGGCGTGGTGCTGTTCAACCAGAGCGACGAGCAGCCGGACGAGCTGATCAGGCAGGCCGAGATGGCCCTCTACCGGGCCAAGGGCGCCGGCCGCGACCAGCTGTGCTTCTTCGATCCCTCGCTGCAGGCCGAGGTCACCGCCCGCGCGCAGTTGCTGCGCGATCTGCGCCTGGCCCAGGAGCGCGGCGAGCTGCTCCTGTTCTACCAGCCGGTGGTGGATGCCCGGCGCCGCATCCTCGGCGTGGAAGCACTGCTGCGCTGGCAGCATCCCCAGCGCGGCCTGGTCTCACCGGCGCTGTTCATTCCCCTGGCCGAGCAGAGCGGGCTGATCCTGTCGATCGGCCAGTGGGTGCTGGACAGCGCCTGCCGGCAGCTCGCCGCCTGGGCCGACGAGCCGCGGCGGCGGGAGTGGACGGTCGCGGTGAACGTCAGCGCCCGGCAGTTCGCCCAGGGCGACTTCGTCTGCCGGGTCGAACAGGCGCTGCGCCACAGCGGCGCCAGCGCCGACCGCCTGCGCCTGGAGCTGACCGAAAGCATGCTGCACGACAACCTGGAAACCACCATCGGCAAGATGGAGCTGCTCCGCCGCCTGGGCGTGCGCTTCGCGCTGGACGACTTCGGCACCGGCTATTCGTCGCTGAACTACCTCAAGCGCCTGCCGCTGGACCAGCTGAAGATCGACAAGTCGTTCGTCGAGGGGGTGCAGAGCAGCAGCGATGCCGCCATCGCCCGCACCATCCTCACCCTGGCCGACAGTCTGGGTGTCGGCGTGGTCGCGGAGGGCGTGGAAACCGCCGCGCAGATGGCGTTCCTGCTGGAGAACGGCTGTGCCGCGTTCCAGGGCTACCTGTTCAGCCGGCCGGTGCCCGCCGAGGCGTTGCCCGACAGCCTGGCGCTGGCCCCGGCCTGAGCGCCGGGGCGGGCCCTCACTTGCGCGGCACGATGCCGTGCTGCGCGCGCCAGGTCGCCGGCGGCATGCCGAACTGGGCGATGAACCAGCGGGTGAAGGAGCTGGGCATCGAGTAGCCGAGCATGTCGGCGATGCGTCCCAGCGAATAGCCGGGGTTCTCCAGGTAGCGGATCACCAGGTCGCGGCGCACGCCGTTGATCAGCTCGCTGAAGCTGGCGCCGCCTTCCTCCAGGCGGCGCTGCAGGGTGCGCACGTTCATGCCCTGGGTCTGGGCGATCTGCTCGATTGTGGCGCGGCCCATCGGCAGCAGCAGGTAGATGGTCTTGCGCACGTCGAACACCAGCGAGCTCTCGCCCGCGCTCTGCAGCGAATCCAGGTAACGCCGGGCGTGGCGCGCCATGGCTTCGTTGGCCAGCGGGTTGGCGGCGTCCAGGTCGGCGGCCGGGCAGACGATGCCGTTGAACTCGCTGCCGAACTCCAGCTTGCAGCCGAAGATGCGCCGGTGCACGGTCAGGTCGGCCGGCGCCTCGTGGGTGAAGTTGACGCTGATCGGGTGCCAGTGCGCGCCGAGCAGGGCGGCGCAGAAGCGGTGCATCACCGCGACCGCCAGCTCGCTGGCCTGGCGGCTGCGCGTCGGCTCGTCGGTGATCACCTCCTCGCGGATGATCACCGTCTTGCCCGCCTCCTCGATGAAGATCGCCAGCGAGTCGTTGAGCAGGTGGCGGTACTGCACGATCACCTGCAGGGCGTCGCGCAGGGTGCGCTGGTGACTGAGCAGCAGGCTGACCTCGCCGAAGTCCGACAGCTGGCGCAGTTCGGCCATGCGCAGGCCGAACGACTCGCAGCCGCTGACCCGCGCCGATTCCTCGAGCAGGTTGACGGCGGCCGTGACCGGGATGCGGTGCTGGGGATCGTCGAGCTGGCTGGGGCTGAGGCCGACCTGGTTGAGCAGGGCGTGGGCGTTGAGGCCCAGATGGCGGGCGACTTCCTGGTAGTTGGTGAGCACGGCGGCTCGGGCGAGGGCGGTCATCTTGTTGTTTCCATGTTTTGCAAATGGCGTCCCGCTGCGCTGGCGGGGACTGCACTTATAGCCTTCGCGTCGCCAAATGAAAAGCCGGGATCGCTCTGCGGCGCGAGTTTCGGGCCGTCGGCGGGGCCGAGAAGGCGAGTTTTTCACTCGGATATTTCGCTGTCACCAAATGAAAAGTGGCTGTCGCGGAATGTAAAGCGGGGCGGGGGAGCGCTCTTTACTGTTGATCTCAAGCAATCGGCTGTCTGGCCGACCTGACTATCGAGAGCAAGGGTGCTGACGTGGAAAAACTGCAAACCGCCGCAACCGTCCTGATCGTTCCCGGGCTGCGCGACCATGTGGCCGAGCACTGGCAGACGCTGCTGGAGGCTCGCCTGGCCAAGGTGCGCTCGGTGCCGCCGCTGGAGACCGACAAGCTCAGCTGCGCCGCGCGGGTCGAGGCGATCCAGCGCGAGCTGGCGCAGATCGACGGTCCGGTGATCCTGGTGGCGCACAGCGCCGGGGTGCTGATGGTGGCGCACTGGGCGGCCCGCTACCGCCATGCCATCAAGGGCGCGCTGCTGGCCGCGCCGCCGGATCTCGAGGCGCAGTGGCCGCAGGGCTACCCGACCCCGGAAACCCTGCGCGCCAACGGCTGGGACCCGCTGCCGAGCGGCCCGCTGCCGTTCCCCAGCATCGTCGCCGCCAGCAGCAACGACCACCTGGCCAGCTTCGAGGCCGTGGCCCGCCTGGCCGACCAGTGGGGCAGCGAGCTGGTCGATTGCGGCGCCGTCGGCCACCTCAATCCTGCCGCCGGCTACGGTCCCTGGCCGCAGGCCGAGGAGTTCGTGGCGGCGCTGGACCGCCGGCAGACATTACAGCCGGCTGCCCAGGTCGCCGCGCTCTGAAAGCGATTCATCGTCAACAACAATAAAAACAAGCGGAGTCAACGCAATGCATAACAAGCAAACTCTCGGTACAACCCCGCTGCGGCGCAGCCTGCTGGCCACCGCCATCATGCTGGCCTCGCTGCCGGCCGCCCAGGCCATCGAGCTCGATCTCGGCAGCGAGGACTGGACCGCCCGTTTCGACAACACGGTCAAGTACAACTACGGGGTGCGTGCCGAGAGCGCCGACAAGCGCATGCTGGGCACGCCGAACAGCAACGACGGCGACTACAACTTCCGCCGCTCCGGCACCAACATCACCAATCGGGTCGACCTGCTGTCCGAACTGGACGTGATCTACCGGCAGTCGATGGGCTTCCGCGTCAGCGCCGCCGCCTGGTACGACAAGGCCTACGACAACACCGGCTCCAACTCCAATCCGTTCGTCAACGGCAACGGCGCGGTCAGCGGCATGATCGGCCAGCATTTCGCGGTCGGCCCGTTCGCCAGCAATGATGGCAACGTGTTCGGCAGCAGCCACCTGAGCAACTACGCCCAGCGCTACTACAGCGGCCCGTCCGGCGAGATTCTCGACGCCTTCGTGTTCTACAGCACCGAGCTGGGCGAGGAGTCGCTGCTCAGCTTCAAGGCCGGCCAGCACAACGTGTTCTGGGGCGAGACCATCCTCAACCCGGTGCACTCGGTGAGCTACGGCCAGTCCGGCCTGGACCTGGCCAAGCTGGCCGCCTCTCCGGGCACCGAGGCCAAGGAGCTGTTCGTTCCGCGCAACCAGCTGTCGATGTCCTTCACCGTCAATCCGGAACTGACCATCGGCGCCCAGTACTTCCTCGAGTGGGACGCCGCCCGCCTGCCGGAAGCTGGCACCTACTACGCCGGCTCCGACGTGGTGGGCGAGGGCGCGCAGTCCTTCCTGCTCGGCCATACCGCAGTGCCCGCCGGCCTGCTCGGCCCGAATGCGCTGACCAGCGTGCGCCGCGGCAAGGACCAGACGCCCGGCGACCGTGGCGACTGGGGCGTGATGGCCAAGTGGTCGCCGGAATGGCTGGACGGCACCCTCGGCGCCTACTACCGGCAGACTTCCGACATCCTGCCGCAGGCCGTGCTCGACGCCGGCTCGCTGACCCTGACCCAGGGCAGCTGCGTGGTGGCGCCGGGCGGCGTGGTGAACCCTGGCGCAACCGGTCTGTGCCGCCTGGTCGATTCGCTGGCCGGCACCAGCTACCAGTTCGCCTACGGCGACAAGATCGACATCTTCGGCCTCAGCCTGTCCAAGGAGATCGCCGGGGTCAGCGTCGGCAGCGACCTGAACATCCGCCACAACATGCCGCTGGCCAGCATCCCGGCCATCTACAGCCCGCTGCTGGTGAACGGCGCCGGCGCCGCGCTGCCGCCGCGCAGCGCGGGTACCGGCGTGGTGGCCAGCCTGCCCGGCGAAGGCGACAGCATGAGCGCCCGCGGCGACACCCTGCACTGGACCCTCAACGGCCTGATGACCATCGGCGACACCCCGCTGTTCGACTCCGCCAGCCTGCTGGCCGAGCTGTACTACAGCAACCTGCTGGAACTCGATAGCGAGAACGAGGCGCTGTACAAGGGCAAGAGCACCTACCGCGGCATCGACAAGCCGACCCGCGACAACTGGGGCCTGGCGGTCAACTTCACGCCGACCTGGTACCAGGTGTTCCCCGGCATCGACCTGAGCGCGCCGATGTCCATCAACATGGGCCTCGACGGCGTGTCGCCGGTCCAGGCCGGCGGTGCGGAAGACACCGGCAACTACTCCGTTGGCCTGTCCGCGGCCATCTACAACCAGTACTTCGTCGACCTGAAATACGTCGACGCCTTCGGCGAAGCCGAGAAGTGCAACGACGGTGCCACCGACGGCGCCACCCCCAACGCTCTCGATGGAACCGAACGCTACACCTGCTACGGCGGCGGTTATGCGTCCTTCTCTGGTGGCGGAGCCACCACCGAGGATCGCGGTGCGGTCTACCTGACCCTCAAAACCACTTTCTGATCGGCAACTTGCTTAGGCTCTGAGCTGGAGAACAATAAGATGAAATTCGCACGCACCTTGCTGGCAGCTTCGCTTGCGCTGGCGGCTTCCGGATCGGCTCTGGCAGCGGTATCGGCCCAGGAGGCCGCCAAGCTGGGCTCCACCCTGACCGTCATCGGCGCCGAGATGGCCGCCAATGCCGACGGTTCCATCCCCGCCTACCAGGGCGGCCTGACCACCGCGCCGGCCGGCTTCAAGGCGGGCGACACCGTGCGCCCCGACCCGTTCGCCGACGAGAAGCCGATCCTGGTGATCGACGGCAAGAACGTCGCCCAGTACAAGGACCAGCTGACCGCCGTCACCGCCGAGCTGGCCACCCGCTTCCCGAGCTTCCGCATCGAGGTCTACCCGAGCCACCGTACCGCCGCGCTGCCCAAGGCGCTGCTCGACAACACCCTGAAGAACGCCACCGGGGCCAAGTCGCTGGAGAACGGCACGGCGATCGAGAACGTCCTGCCGGGCGTGCCCTTCCCGATTCCGCAGAACGGCGCGGAAGCCATGTGGAACCACCTGCTGCGCTACCAGGGCGTCGCCTACAGCACCAAGTACGACTCCTGGAACGTCGACGCCGCCGGCAAGGCGACCCTGGCCACCACCGGCATGGCGTTCAACGGCTTCCCGATCTACGAGGACCTGAACAAGGTCATCGACGCCAAGGACACCTACTTCCAGACCAAGCTGTACTACAGCGGTCCGGCCCGTCGCGCCGGCGAGTCGCTGATGCTCAAGGACTCGGCCAACCCGCTGGCCCAGCCGCGCCGCGCCTGGCAGTACCTGCCCGGCCAGCGCCGCGTGAAGCTGGCGCCGAGCCTGGCCTACGACACGCCGAACCCGGGCACCTCCGGCTCCGGCACCTACGACGACATCTATGTCTTCAACGGCGCGCTGGACCGCTACGACTGGAAGCTGCTGGGCAAGAAGGAAATGTACGTGCCGTACAACACCTACGAGCTCACCTACGCCAAGGAGGCCAACCAGCTGACCACGCCGAACCATCTGAATCCGGACATGGTGCGCTGGGAGAAGCACCGCGTGTGGGTGGTGGAAGGCACCCTCAAGGGCGACGCCCGCCACATCTACCACAAGCGTCGCTTCTACCTCGACGAGGACACCTGGAACGCCCTGGCTTCCGACCAGTATGACGCGCGCGGCCAGCTGTATCGCGGCTCCTACAGCTTCTTCACCCAGAGCTACGACGTGGAAACCCCCAACACCGCTCCGCACGTGATCTACGACCTGATCGCCGGCACCTACAACGTCAACGGCGTGGTCGGTCCGTACGGCGGCATCAAGTACATCGAGCCGCTCTCCAAGGCCCAGTGGTCGCCGGAGTCGCTGGCCGGTGCCGGTATCCGCTGATCAAGGATGAGCAACAGGCCGCCACTTCGCGTGCCCTCCCGGGCCGCCGGGTGGCGGCCGGGAGCTTTCCGGCTCCCGATGACGTGATTCCGGGTGGCACCCTGCTGCGGCCCGGTACGGTTTCCCAAGAGGACGCGGTAATGGGTTCCTTCAAGAAGTGTGCGCTGCTGGCGCTGGGTATCGCGCTGGGTTCCTCGCTGCTGGGCACCGCCCAGGCGAACACCTTCGTGGATGTGCTGGACCTGCCGGCCCGGCCGAGCGAGCTGGCGGCACGCAGTCCGCTGCGCGACGTGGCGCGCGCCGGCGAGCGGCTGGTGGCGGTCGGCCAGCGCGGGCACATTCTCTATTCCGACGATGCCGGCAAGCGCTGGCAGCAGGCCGGCGTGCCGGTGAGTTCCGACCTCAACGCCGTGCATTTTCCCACTCCGCAGCAGGGCTGGGCGGTGGGCAACGACGGCGTGGTGCTGCACAGCAGCGACGGCGGCGCCAGCTGGGTCAGGCAGCTCGACGGCCGGCAGATCGGCGCGCTGGTGCTGGCCCACTACCAGGCGCTGGCCAGCGCCGAGCCGGACAACGAGACCTGGGCGCAGTTCGTCGCCGAGGGCGAGCGCCTGGTCGCCGAGGGCGCCGACAAGCCGTTCCTCGACGTCTGGTTCGCCGACGCCCGGCGCGGCTACGCGGTCGGCGTGTTCAACCTGATCCTGCGGACCGAGGACGGCGGCCAGAGCTGGGTGCCGCTGCAGGATCGCACCGACAACCCGCAGAGCCTGCACCTCAACGCCATCGCCGCGGTCGGCGACGAGCTGTACCTCGCCGGCGAGCAGGGCCTGCTGCTCAAGTGGGATGCCGCGCAGCAGCGCTTCGCGGCGCTGCCGTCGCCGTACCAGGGCACCTGGTTCGGCGTGGTCGGCAAGCCCGGCGAAGTGTTCGCCTACGGCCTGCGCGGGCACGTGTTCCGCAGCAGCGACGGCGGGCAGAACTGGAGCCAGGTGGACACCGGCCTGCCGGTGAGCATCACCGCCGGCACCCTGGATGCGCGCGGCGACGTCTGGCTGTTCAGCCTGGCCGGCCACGCCCTGCGCGGGCGCGGCGATGGCGCCGGCGTCGCGCTGGTGCCGCAGCAGAACCTGGCGCCGGTGACCGCGGCGGCGAGCGCCGGCGGCGCCGGCCTGGTGCTGGTCGGTGAACGTGGCGTGCGTGCGCTGCCCGTCGAATAACGATAAGAAGACAGAGCGAGTACCCAGACATGGGCAAAATCAAGCAAGACACCATGCCGGTGATCCGCGACTTGCGTGAGTTCGACCCGCGCACCGGCAATCTGCTGGAACGGCTGGTGTTCAACTACCGGCCGCTGTTCATGCTGATCATGCTGCTGGTCACCGCGGTGCTCGGCTACATGGCGGCGACCCGTCTGGAGCTGCGCCCCAGCTTCGACAAGATGATTCCGCAGAGCCAGCCGTACATCCAGAACTTCCTGGAGAACCGCAAGTCGCTGCGCGGCCTCGGCAACTCGGTGCGCGTGGTGGTGGAGAACACCCAGGGCGACATCTTCGACCCCGAGTACCTCGAGGTGCTCAAGCAGGTCAACGACGAGCTGTTCCTCGCCGAGGGCGTCGACCGCGCCTGGATGAAGTCGCTGTGGAGCCCGGCGGTGCGCTGGACCGAGGTCACCGAGGAAGGCTTCCAGGGCGGCCCGGTGATGCCCGACAACTATGCGGGCACCCCGGCCGACATCGAGCAGCTGCGGCAGAACATCAACCGCGCCGGCATCGTCGGCAGCCTGGTGGCCAGCGACTTCAAGTCGACCATGCTGGTGGTGCCGCTGCTCGACCAGGACTCGGCCACAGGCCACGGCCTCGACTACCACCAGTTCTCGCGGATGCTCGAGGAGAAACTGCGCGTCAAGTACGAGTTCGCCGGCGCCGCCAAGGCGGCGGCGAGCGGCGAGGAGGGCAGCGGCAAGTACAAGATCCGCGTGATCGGCTTCGCCAAGCTGATGGGCGACCTGATCGACGGCCTGATCCAGGTGATGCTGTTCTTCGCCATGGCGGTGGTCACCTCGCTGGTGATCATCTACCTGTACACCCGCTGCGTGCGTAGCACCCTGCTGGTGGTCGGCTGCTCGCTGGCCGCCGTGGTCTGGCAGCTGGGCATCGTCGCCTGGATGGGCTACGCCATCGACCCCTATTCGATCCTGGTGCCGTTCCTGATCTTCGCCATCGGCGTGTCCCACGCGGCGCAGAAGATGAACGGCATCATGCAGGACATCGGCCGCGGCACCCACAAGCAGGTCGCCGCGCGCTACACCTTCCGCCGGCTGTTCGTCGCCGGGGTCACCGCGCTGCTGGCCGACGCGGTGGGCTTCGCTGTGCTGATGCTGATCGACATCCCGGTGATCCAGGACCTGGCGATCACCGCCAGCATCGGCGTGGCCGTGCTGATCTTCACCTCGCTGCTGCTGATGCCGGTGGCGCTGTCCTACATCGGCGTCGGCCGCAAGGCCGCCGAGCGCGCCCTGCGCATCGACTCGCGCGCCGCCCAGCATCGCGGCTTCGGCAGGCTGTGGGACCTGCTCGACCTGTTCACCACCCGCAAGTGGGCGACCGGCGCGGTACTGGTGGCGACGCTGATGGGCGTGGGCGGCTTCCTGGTCAGCCTGCAGCTGAAGATCGGCGACCTCGACAGCGGCGCGCCGGAGCTGCGCGAGGATTCGCGCTACAACCGCGACAATGCCTACATCACCAGCCACTACGCGCTGTCCAGCGACCTGTTCGCGGTGATGATCAAGACCGCGCCGGAAGGCTGCCTGAACTACCAGACCCTGGTCCTCGCCGACCGCCTGGCCTGGGAGCTGCAGCAGCATCCGCAGGTGCAGACCACGGTGTCGTTGGTCAACGCGGTGCGCCAGATCACCGCCGGCACCTTCGAGGGCAACCCGAAGCTGAACAGCATCCAGCGCAACCAGGACATGCTCAATTACGCCGCGCAGCAGGCCTCGGTCAACGCGCC harbors:
- a CDS encoding DUF1302 domain-containing protein, with the protein product MHNKQTLGTTPLRRSLLATAIMLASLPAAQAIELDLGSEDWTARFDNTVKYNYGVRAESADKRMLGTPNSNDGDYNFRRSGTNITNRVDLLSELDVIYRQSMGFRVSAAAWYDKAYDNTGSNSNPFVNGNGAVSGMIGQHFAVGPFASNDGNVFGSSHLSNYAQRYYSGPSGEILDAFVFYSTELGEESLLSFKAGQHNVFWGETILNPVHSVSYGQSGLDLAKLAASPGTEAKELFVPRNQLSMSFTVNPELTIGAQYFLEWDAARLPEAGTYYAGSDVVGEGAQSFLLGHTAVPAGLLGPNALTSVRRGKDQTPGDRGDWGVMAKWSPEWLDGTLGAYYRQTSDILPQAVLDAGSLTLTQGSCVVAPGGVVNPGATGLCRLVDSLAGTSYQFAYGDKIDIFGLSLSKEIAGVSVGSDLNIRHNMPLASIPAIYSPLLVNGAGAALPPRSAGTGVVASLPGEGDSMSARGDTLHWTLNGLMTIGDTPLFDSASLLAELYYSNLLELDSENEALYKGKSTYRGIDKPTRDNWGLAVNFTPTWYQVFPGIDLSAPMSINMGLDGVSPVQAGGAEDTGNYSVGLSAAIYNQYFVDLKYVDAFGEAEKCNDGATDGATPNALDGTERYTCYGGGYASFSGGGATTEDRGAVYLTLKTTF
- a CDS encoding DUF1329 domain-containing protein gives rise to the protein MKFARTLLAASLALAASGSALAAVSAQEAAKLGSTLTVIGAEMAANADGSIPAYQGGLTTAPAGFKAGDTVRPDPFADEKPILVIDGKNVAQYKDQLTAVTAELATRFPSFRIEVYPSHRTAALPKALLDNTLKNATGAKSLENGTAIENVLPGVPFPIPQNGAEAMWNHLLRYQGVAYSTKYDSWNVDAAGKATLATTGMAFNGFPIYEDLNKVIDAKDTYFQTKLYYSGPARRAGESLMLKDSANPLAQPRRAWQYLPGQRRVKLAPSLAYDTPNPGTSGSGTYDDIYVFNGALDRYDWKLLGKKEMYVPYNTYELTYAKEANQLTTPNHLNPDMVRWEKHRVWVVEGTLKGDARHIYHKRRFYLDEDTWNALASDQYDARGQLYRGSYSFFTQSYDVETPNTAPHVIYDLIAGTYNVNGVVGPYGGIKYIEPLSKAQWSPESLAGAGIR
- a CDS encoding WD40/YVTN/BNR-like repeat-containing protein codes for the protein MGSFKKCALLALGIALGSSLLGTAQANTFVDVLDLPARPSELAARSPLRDVARAGERLVAVGQRGHILYSDDAGKRWQQAGVPVSSDLNAVHFPTPQQGWAVGNDGVVLHSSDGGASWVRQLDGRQIGALVLAHYQALASAEPDNETWAQFVAEGERLVAEGADKPFLDVWFADARRGYAVGVFNLILRTEDGGQSWVPLQDRTDNPQSLHLNAIAAVGDELYLAGEQGLLLKWDAAQQRFAALPSPYQGTWFGVVGKPGEVFAYGLRGHVFRSSDGGQNWSQVDTGLPVSITAGTLDARGDVWLFSLAGHALRGRGDGAGVALVPQQNLAPVTAAASAGGAGLVLVGERGVRALPVE
- a CDS encoding efflux RND transporter permease subunit is translated as MGKIKQDTMPVIRDLREFDPRTGNLLERLVFNYRPLFMLIMLLVTAVLGYMAATRLELRPSFDKMIPQSQPYIQNFLENRKSLRGLGNSVRVVVENTQGDIFDPEYLEVLKQVNDELFLAEGVDRAWMKSLWSPAVRWTEVTEEGFQGGPVMPDNYAGTPADIEQLRQNINRAGIVGSLVASDFKSTMLVVPLLDQDSATGHGLDYHQFSRMLEEKLRVKYEFAGAAKAAASGEEGSGKYKIRVIGFAKLMGDLIDGLIQVMLFFAMAVVTSLVIIYLYTRCVRSTLLVVGCSLAAVVWQLGIVAWMGYAIDPYSILVPFLIFAIGVSHAAQKMNGIMQDIGRGTHKQVAARYTFRRLFVAGVTALLADAVGFAVLMLIDIPVIQDLAITASIGVAVLIFTSLLLMPVALSYIGVGRKAAERALRIDSRAAQHRGFGRLWDLLDLFTTRKWATGAVLVATLMGVGGFLVSLQLKIGDLDSGAPELREDSRYNRDNAYITSHYALSSDLFAVMIKTAPEGCLNYQTLVLADRLAWELQQHPQVQTTVSLVNAVRQITAGTFEGNPKLNSIQRNQDMLNYAAQQASVNAPELFNTDCSVMPVIAYLKDHKAETLDEVVAIADRFARENSTPERQFLLAAGSAGIEAATNIVVREANRTMLLFVYLAVTVFCLFTFRSWRATLVALLPLVLTSVLCEALMVAMGIGVKVATLPVIALGVGIGVDYALYLLSVQLHYQRQGMSLSDAYENAVAFTGRVVGLVGITLAAGVVGWAWSPIKFQADMGILLTFMFLWNMLGALILIPALSYFLLPDKRSGAVAAKGVESASTPAEAQVNPQIHPGFEACAEGGLLKNQR